A genome region from Pygocentrus nattereri isolate fPygNat1 chromosome 10, fPygNat1.pri, whole genome shotgun sequence includes the following:
- the gale gene encoding UDP-glucose 4-epimerase isoform X2: MAQKVLVTGGGGYIGSHCVVELIEAGYHPVVIDDFSNAVQEGNVPESLRRIEKFMDTKVEFSELNLLDKPGLEKIFKQHSFYAVMHFAGLKAVGESVEQPLRYYRVNLTGTINLLEVMQAHGVHNLVFSSSATVYGDPQKLPIDEQHPAGGCTNPYGKTKFFIEEMIQDQCSAEKDWNAVLLRYFNPIGAHVSGQIGEDPQGTPNNLLPYVAQVAIGRRKHLNVFGNDYNTVDGTGVRDYIHVVDLAKGHIAALRKLKDNDGCKVYNLGTGTGYSVLQMVQAMEKASGREIAYKIAPRRSGDIASCYADPRLAEKELGWKANFGLERMCEDLWRWQSQNPTGFSNSTVQ, translated from the exons ATGGCACAGAAGGTGCTGGTAACAGGTGGAGGGGGCTACATTGGTAGCCACTGTGTGGTGGAGCTGATTGAGGCCGGCTATCATCCCGTGGTCATTGATGACTTCAGCAATGCTGTACAAG AAGGCAATGTCCCCGAGAGCTTGCGGAGGATAGAGAAGTTTATGGACACTAAGGTTGAGTTCTCTGAGCTGAACCTGCTGGACAAACCCGGTCTGGAGAAGATCTTCAAACAG CACTCGTTCTATGCTGTGATGCACTTTGCTGGGCTCAAAGCTGTGGGGGAATCGGTGGAGCAGCCGTTACGCTACTACAGGGTCAACCTCACAGGCACAATCAACCTACTGGAG GTGATGCAGGCTCACGGGGTCCATAATCTGGTGTTCAGCAGTTCGGCGACGGTGTACGGCGATCCTCAGAAACTGCCCATCGACGAGCAGCATCCAGCCGGAGGCTGCACAAACCCTTACGGCAAGACCAAATTCTTCATTGAGGAGATGATCCAGGACCAGTGCAGTGCGGAAAAG GACTGGAATGCAGTGTTGCTCAGGTACTTCAACCCCATCGGTGCTCACGTCTCAGGACAGATCGGTGAGGACCCACAGGGAACACCAAATAACCTTCTACCCTATGTGGCACAG GTTGCTATTGGGAGAAGAAAACATCTGAACGTGTTTGGAAATGACTACAACACAGTTGACGGAACAG gAGTGAGGGATTACATTCATGTAGTGGATCTGGCAAAGGGACACATTGCTGCACTCAGGAAACTGAAGGACAACGACGGCTGCAAG GTGTATAATCTGGGCACGGGTACTGGCTActctgtgctgcagatggtgcAGGCTATGGAGAAAGCTTCCGGAAGAGAG attgCATATAAGATCGCCCCCCGGCGGAGCGGAGACATTGCGTCGTGCTATGCAGACCCTCGTCTGGCAGAGAAGGAGCTGGGCTGGAAGGCTAATTTTGGCCTAGAGAGAATGT
- the gale gene encoding UDP-glucose 4-epimerase isoform X1, translated as MAQKVLVTGGGGYIGSHCVVELIEAGYHPVVIDDFSNAVQGEGNVPESLRRIEKFMDTKVEFSELNLLDKPGLEKIFKQHSFYAVMHFAGLKAVGESVEQPLRYYRVNLTGTINLLEVMQAHGVHNLVFSSSATVYGDPQKLPIDEQHPAGGCTNPYGKTKFFIEEMIQDQCSAEKDWNAVLLRYFNPIGAHVSGQIGEDPQGTPNNLLPYVAQVAIGRRKHLNVFGNDYNTVDGTGVRDYIHVVDLAKGHIAALRKLKDNDGCKVYNLGTGTGYSVLQMVQAMEKASGREIAYKIAPRRSGDIASCYADPRLAEKELGWKANFGLERMCEDLWRWQSQNPTGFSNSTVQ; from the exons ATGGCACAGAAGGTGCTGGTAACAGGTGGAGGGGGCTACATTGGTAGCCACTGTGTGGTGGAGCTGATTGAGGCCGGCTATCATCCCGTGGTCATTGATGACTTCAGCAATGCTGTACAAG GAGAAGGCAATGTCCCCGAGAGCTTGCGGAGGATAGAGAAGTTTATGGACACTAAGGTTGAGTTCTCTGAGCTGAACCTGCTGGACAAACCCGGTCTGGAGAAGATCTTCAAACAG CACTCGTTCTATGCTGTGATGCACTTTGCTGGGCTCAAAGCTGTGGGGGAATCGGTGGAGCAGCCGTTACGCTACTACAGGGTCAACCTCACAGGCACAATCAACCTACTGGAG GTGATGCAGGCTCACGGGGTCCATAATCTGGTGTTCAGCAGTTCGGCGACGGTGTACGGCGATCCTCAGAAACTGCCCATCGACGAGCAGCATCCAGCCGGAGGCTGCACAAACCCTTACGGCAAGACCAAATTCTTCATTGAGGAGATGATCCAGGACCAGTGCAGTGCGGAAAAG GACTGGAATGCAGTGTTGCTCAGGTACTTCAACCCCATCGGTGCTCACGTCTCAGGACAGATCGGTGAGGACCCACAGGGAACACCAAATAACCTTCTACCCTATGTGGCACAG GTTGCTATTGGGAGAAGAAAACATCTGAACGTGTTTGGAAATGACTACAACACAGTTGACGGAACAG gAGTGAGGGATTACATTCATGTAGTGGATCTGGCAAAGGGACACATTGCTGCACTCAGGAAACTGAAGGACAACGACGGCTGCAAG GTGTATAATCTGGGCACGGGTACTGGCTActctgtgctgcagatggtgcAGGCTATGGAGAAAGCTTCCGGAAGAGAG attgCATATAAGATCGCCCCCCGGCGGAGCGGAGACATTGCGTCGTGCTATGCAGACCCTCGTCTGGCAGAGAAGGAGCTGGGCTGGAAGGCTAATTTTGGCCTAGAGAGAATGT